Proteins from a genomic interval of Rosa chinensis cultivar Old Blush chromosome 2, RchiOBHm-V2, whole genome shotgun sequence:
- the LOC112188567 gene encoding ribosomal L1 domain-containing protein 1: MAAAITPAPSSSTPTPTKVSPKTARNAVNALLRWRNSKSEAQKPDILSSDELVYLVVSLKKIPPKGRVNAYKIPLPTPLHSQLTEFCLIYDDRPKSKLTKAQIQAKIKADNLPVVKILKYTKLKSDYKAFESKRKLLNSYDVFLADKQIVPLLPRLIGKQFFKKKKIPVPVDLLHKNWKEQIDRICGSALLFLSTGTCSVVRVARTSMREEEIVENVVSAISGIVDIVPGNWGGVRSLHLKLLESIPLPLYQTLPDEAVKVEGGEKVVEEVKEAGKGESKELKKEKVGKKKGMIHEVRYLDSSAGEVVDEVKSGKDSVGEGKVDVDEQLGGGELKKAKRKKEKVVGESNGKASENDGELRKSKRNKEKVVGELKRSKEQMEKLAKLVDEDCDFDVEVAEKRTKKVVNPKSGKVKGEDVEKQLKKSAKAKDAALNGEKPLKKLGKVKDDAGTIVKHKNDELSAKDKKKDVLKKKGDELSGKGGQAVGKKEKRKSEPVKLKSEEAKLKKAKRSK; this comes from the coding sequence ATGGCCGCCGCAATCACCCCAGCTCCTTCGTCCTCCACCCCAACACCCACCAAAGTGTCCCCCAAGACGGCCCGAAATGCCGTGAATGCCCTTCTGAGATGGCGAAATTCCAAGTCGGAGGCCCAGAAACCCGATATCCTCTCCTCCGACGAACTAGTCTACCTCGTCGTGAGCCTCAAGAAAATCCCACCCAAGGGCCGCGTCAACGCCTACAAAATCCCCCTCCCGACTCCCCTCCACTCCCAGCTCACCGAGTTCTGCCTCATCTACGACGACCGGCCCAAGTCCAAGCTCACCAAGGCCCAAATTCAGGCCAAGATCAAGGCCGACAACTTGCCCGTAGTCAAAATCTTGAAGTACACCAAGCTGAAATCAGATTACAAGGCTTTCGAGTCGAAAAGGAAGCTGCTCAACTCGTATGATGTGTTTCTTGCTGATAAGCAGATCGTGCCATTGCTGCCGAGGCTCATCGGGAAGCAGTtcttcaagaagaagaagattccgGTGCCGGTGGACTTGTTGCACAAGAATTGGAAGGAGCAGATTGATCGGATATGCGGCTCGGCGTTGTTGTTCTTGAGTACTGGGACTTGCAGCGTGGTGAGGGTGGCCAGGACTTCGATGAGGGAGGAGGAGATTGTGGAGAATGTGGTTTCCGCGATTAGTGGGATTGTGGACATTGTGCCCGGGAATTGGGGCGGTGTGAGGTCGTTGCATTTGAAGCTATTGGAGTCGATTCCGCTGCCGCTTTATCAGACTCTGCCAGATGAGGCGGTGAAGGTGGAGGGGGGTGAGAAAGTTGTGGAGGAAGTTAAGGAGGCTGGGAAGGGTGAGAGTAAGGaattgaagaaagagaaggtggGGAAGAAGAAGGGGATGATTCATGAAGTGAGGTATTTGGATAGCAGTGCTGGTGAGGTGGTTGATGAGGTGAAATCGGGTAAGGATAGTGTTGGGGAAGGTAAGGTTGATGTGGATGAGCAACTGGGTGGTGGTGAGTTGAAGAAGgcgaagaggaagaaggagaaggttgTTGGTGAGTCCAATGGTAAAGCTAGTGAGAATGATGGTGAGTTGAGGAAGTCGAAGAGGAACAAGGAGAAGGTTGTTGGTGAGTTGAAGAGGTCAAAGGAACAGATGGAGAAGTTAGCTAAGCTGGTAGATGAAGATTGTGATTTTGATGTGGAAGTTGCTGAGAAGCGTACGAAGAAGGTGGTTAATCCTAAGTCGGGTAAGGTGAAAGGTGAAGATGTTGAGAAACAGTTGAAAAAGTCGGCTAAGGCGAAAGATGCTGCTTTGAATGGGGAGAAACCATTGAAGAAGTTGGGTAAGGTGAAAGATGATGCTGGCACCATTGTCAAGCATAAAAATGATGAGTTGTCTGcgaaagacaagaaaaaagaTGTTCTAAAGAAGAAAGGAGATGAGTTGTCTGGCAAAGGTGGACAGGCTGTaggaaagaaggagaagaggaagagtGAGCCTGTTAAGTTGAAGAGTGAAGAGGCAAAGCTCAAGAAAGCCAAGAGAAGTAAGTAA